In the genome of Siniperca chuatsi isolate FFG_IHB_CAS linkage group LG17, ASM2008510v1, whole genome shotgun sequence, one region contains:
- the casd1 gene encoding N-acetylneuraminate 9-O-acetyltransferase has product MEKEAVSQGTEWADGAPGEAPPLNCTAACCHGGAKMAVLAYSLGKREINQHFTIKNAKLISLVAVILLLVFHTASRYYGGGDSCEWLLSRGHYLGENVWQPYGCMMHKYKSIEAKTCLAKKRVAFVGDSRIRQLFYSFIKIIDPERREDGNKHEDISFEDESSSVNVDFLWYPEANNSMKERLISWTHEASAKPDVVILGAATWSIKLHSGSSETLQQYKVNLTAIVMHLEKLADNGEVYWVLQDPVNEEVLSENRKMITNRQLELYNEAAVDVLNSSKRNSRSRVKLLAASRQAALETITQSDDGLHLPESTRNVGAMVLMNSVCNKLLRPIDGSCCQMLPAPNLLQKLSACFFLGSALVLLILHVLGKNHHRRPVPPDVESLEEKKPAIAAVALGPKAPFQALCRMGIIMGYFYLCDRADVFMKEQKFYTHSSFFIPLIYIFVLGVFYSENSKETKLLNREQTDEWKGWMQLVILIYHISGASAFIPVYMHVRVLVAAYLFQTGYGHFSFFWLKGDFGLYRVCQVLFRLNFLVLVLCVVMDRAYQFYYFVPLVTFWFVIIYATLAMWPQILQKKANNSGMWHLGVLAKLLCLLLFICVFAFSQGFFESIFSVWPFSKLFELNGSIHEWWFRWKLDRFAVIHGMLFAFINLVLQKRQVLSEGKGEALFSAKISNLLLFLSVVSFITYSVWASSCKTKTECNEMHPYISVVQILAFILIRNIPGYARSIYSSFFAWFGKISLELFICQYHIWLAADTKGILVLIPGNPSLNIMVSTFIFVCVAHEISLITNDLAQVVIPKDSVALLKRLGAVGLFSLVVLLLARGSQPTPGA; this is encoded by the exons ATGGAGAAGGAGGCGGTGTCGCAGGGAACTGAATGGGCAGATGGTGCACCGGGAGAAGCGCCGCCGCTAAACTGCACAGCTGCTTGTTGTCATGGAGGAGCGAAGATGGCGGTTCTGGCCTATAGCCTGGGCAAACGCgaaataaatcaacattttaccattaaaaatgccaaactgaTATCGCTAGTAGCCGTTATTTTACTCCTCGTGTTTCACACAGCTTCGCGGTATTATGGAG GTGGAGACTCATGTGAATGGCTGCTGTCCAGAGGACATTACTTGGGGGAGAACGTATGGCAGCCGTATGGCTGCATGATGCACAAATACAAAAGCAT TGAAGCCAAAACCTGCCTTGCTAAAAAGCGGGTGGCCTTTGTTGGTGATTCACGAATCAGGCAGCTATTTTACTCCTTCATCAAAATTATTGACCCAGAGCGACGAGAAGATGGAAACAAG CACGAGGACATTTCCTTTGAAGATGAGAGTTCCTCTGTTAATGTG GACTTCCTGTGGTATCCAGAGGCAAATAATTCAATGAAGGAGCGATTGATATCATGGACACAC GAAGCTTCAGCAAAGCCAGATGTTGTCATCCTTGGAGCTGCCaca TGGTCCATCAAGTTGCACAGTGGCAGCAGCGAGACCCTGCAGCAGTACAAAGTCAACCTGACAGCCATTGTTATGCACCTGGAGAAGCTGGCTGACAATGGAGAGGTCTACTGGGTCCTGCAAG ACCCAGTAAACGAGGAGGTGTTGAGTGAGAACAGGAAAATGATCACTAACCGACAGCTGGAGCTGTACAACGAAGCAGCGGTGGACGTGCTCAACAGCTCCAAGCGTAACAGCAGGTCCCGGGTCAAGCTGTTGGCAGCGTCCCGCCAGGCTGCACTGGAAACTATCACCCAGTCAGACGACGGCTTGCACCTTCCTGAGAGCACCAGGAATGTG GGAGCCATGGTCCTCATGAACTCTGTGTGCAACAAGCTACTGAGGCCCATTGACGGCTCCTGCTGCCAGATGTTACCAGCCCCAAACCTCCTCCAGAAACTGTCAGCATGTTTCTTCCTGGGCTCGGCCCTGGTCCTCCTGATCCTCCACGTCCTTGGCAAGAACCATCACCGCCGACCTGTGCCCCCAGATGTGGAGAGCCTAGAGGAGAAGAAGCCAGCGATTGCAGCTGTCGCCCTGGGTCCAAAGGCGCCCTTTCAGGCCCTCTGCAGGATGGGCATCATCATGGGCTATTTTTACCTTTGTGACAGAGCAGATGTTTTCATGAAAGAGCAGAAGTTCTACACACACTCCTCGTTCTTCATCCCTCTCATCTATATATTTGTCTTGGGAGTGTTCTACAGTGAGAACAGCAAGGAG ACCAAATTACTCAACCGAGAGCAAACAGATGAGTGGAAAGGTTGGATGCAGTTGGTTATCCTCATCTATCACATATCTGGTGCCAGCGCT ttcATTCCAGTGTACATGCATGTGCGGGTGCTGGTGGCAGCGTACCTTTTTCAGACTGGCTATGGacacttttcctttttctggCTCAAAGGAGACTTTGGACTGTACAGAGTGTGCCAG GTTCTTTTCCGTCTCAACTTCCTAGTCTTGGTGCTGTGTGTGGTAATGGACAGAGCCTACCAGTTCTATTACTTTGTCCCATTGGTCACCTTCTGGTTTGTCATCATCTACGCCACGCTGGCCATGTGGCCTCAGATCCTTCAGAAGAAGGCCAACA ATAGTGGCATGTGGCACCTTGGGGTCTTGGCGAAGTTACTGTGCCTCCTGCTGTTTATCTGCGTCTTTGCCTTTTCACAG GGTTTCTTTGAGAGTATCTTCTCTGTGTGGCCCTTCTCCAAGCTCTTTGAGCTGAACGGAAGCATCCACGAGTGGTGGTTCAGATGGAAGTTGGACCGATTT GCAGTGATACACGGCATGTTATTTGCCTTCATCAATCTGGTGCTTCAGAAGCGCCAGGTGCTGTCAGAGGGCAAAGGAGAGGCTCTCTTCTCTGCCAAGATTTCCaatctgctcctcttcctctccgtcGTCTCCTTCATA ACTTACTCAGTATGGGCCAGCagctgcaaaaccaaaacagagtGCAACGAGATGCATCCTTACATCTCTGTGGTTCAG ATTTTGGCATTCATTCTCATCAGGAACATTCCTGGCTACGCCCGCTCTATATATAGCTCATTCTTTGCATGGTTCGGAAAGATCTCCTTGGAG CTGTTCATATGCCAGTACCACATCTGGCTGGCGGCAGACACCAAGGGAATTTTGGTCTTGATCCCAGGAAACCCTTCACTTAACATCATGGTCAGCACCTTCATCTTTGTTTGTGTGGCTCATGAGATTTCCCTCATCACCAATGACCTGGCCCAGGTGGTCATCCCCAAAGACAGCGTGGCCCTGCTGAAGAGACTGGGGGCCGTGGGGCTCTTCAGTCTGGTTGTATTGCTACTGGCCAGGGGCAGCCAGCCCACACCCGGAGCCTGA